Proteins encoded by one window of Massilia sp. NR 4-1:
- a CDS encoding 4'-phosphopantetheinyl transferase superfamily protein, with translation MAAAAQAAVWLLDAAGLAAAAPAPWLARLGASERQRYQRFIRAERQRQFLLGRMLLRQAASALLGLPPDAFTVEERVGQAPLLQRAGGGVAPYFSLSHSGSWIACAISRDTPLGLDIERIDPTRDLIALARQAFSSQESAALLALPEARRSAAFFALWSQREAEYKLGQPSQGGHCYFLPHGQLAIALCAAQPLAAAPTLHGISALE, from the coding sequence ATGGCTGCCGCCGCCCAGGCGGCCGTCTGGCTGCTGGACGCGGCCGGACTGGCCGCCGCCGCCCCCGCTCCCTGGCTGGCCCGTCTCGGCGCCAGCGAGCGGCAGCGCTACCAGCGCTTCATCCGCGCGGAGCGGCAGCGCCAGTTCCTGCTGGGCCGCATGCTGCTGCGCCAGGCCGCGAGCGCTTTGCTTGGCCTGCCACCGGATGCTTTCACGGTGGAAGAGCGCGTCGGCCAGGCGCCCTTGCTGCAACGGGCCGGCGGCGGTGTGGCCCCGTATTTCAGCCTGTCCCATAGCGGCTCCTGGATTGCTTGCGCTATCAGCCGCGATACGCCTTTAGGCCTGGATATCGAACGCATCGACCCCACGCGCGACCTCATAGCCCTGGCGCGGCAGGCTTTCAGCTCACAGGAAAGCGCCGCGCTCCTGGCCTTGCCCGAAGCGCGCCGCAGTGCCGCCTTCTTTGCCCTGTGGAGCCAGCGCGAGGCTGAATACAAGCTTGGCCAGCCGTCCCAGGGGGGGCACTGCTATTTCCTGCCCCACGGCCAGCTCGCCATCGCCTTGTGCGCCGCCCAGCCGCTGGCGGCGGCGCCCACCCTGCATGGCATCTCCGCGCTGGAGTGA
- a CDS encoding DUF3616 domain-containing protein codes for MAILSRLCAAASMAGLTLSASGAEPFSYKGMCEASAAAAIDAKHFVVASDESNTLLVYERENPQPVASLPLAGFLGADKSDLEGAAALGQRIYWISSHSLNKSGERKPGRYRFFAIDAQNLPLKTVGKPYVRLLDDLLKTALAQKYRLDAAAARKPEEKDGLNIEGLAAARERGLLIGFRNPLVHGRALIVPLLNPEALVADPAHAQASFGEAIELELNGLGIRSIDRIEDGYLIVAGPTGDNGDFALYRWSGNAAEQPRKLVDPGLAGLNPEALVPIPGKKNKYVLLSDDGGRCKKSDMSFRSLTIKLP; via the coding sequence ATGGCCATCCTGAGCCGGCTGTGCGCCGCTGCCTCCATGGCGGGTCTGACCTTATCCGCCAGCGGCGCCGAACCATTCAGCTACAAAGGCATGTGCGAGGCGTCCGCCGCCGCCGCCATCGATGCCAAGCACTTCGTCGTGGCCAGCGACGAATCGAATACCCTGCTGGTGTATGAACGCGAAAACCCGCAGCCGGTCGCCAGCCTGCCGCTGGCCGGTTTCCTCGGCGCCGACAAATCCGATCTGGAGGGTGCCGCCGCCCTGGGTCAACGCATTTACTGGATTTCCTCGCACAGCCTGAACAAGAGCGGGGAACGCAAGCCAGGCCGCTACCGCTTCTTCGCCATCGACGCGCAAAACCTGCCGCTGAAAACCGTGGGCAAGCCCTATGTACGCCTGCTCGACGACCTGCTCAAGACAGCGCTGGCGCAAAAATACCGGCTCGACGCGGCCGCCGCCCGCAAGCCGGAGGAGAAGGACGGCCTGAATATCGAGGGTCTGGCGGCGGCGCGCGAACGCGGCCTGCTGATCGGCTTTCGCAATCCGCTGGTGCATGGCCGCGCCCTGATCGTCCCCCTGCTCAATCCCGAAGCCCTGGTGGCAGATCCCGCCCACGCCCAGGCCAGTTTTGGCGAAGCCATCGAGCTGGAATTGAATGGATTGGGCATCCGCAGCATTGACCGCATCGAGGACGGCTATCTGATCGTGGCCGGTCCCACCGGCGACAATGGCGATTTTGCCCTCTACCGCTGGTCCGGCAACGCGGCCGAGCAGCCGCGCAAGCTGGTCGATCCCGGCCTGGCGGGACTGAATCCGGAAGCGCTGGTGCCGATTCCCGGCAAGAAGAATAAATACGTGCTGCTCAGCGACGACGGCGGGCGCTGCAAAAAGAGCGATATGTCCTTCCGCAGCCTGACCATCAAGCTGCCTTAG
- a CDS encoding porin family protein — MKTKFIAALIGAAVAFPFAAQAEGIYAGANIGRAEQKLNADGVSLKDHSTGYKLYAGYEFNNTFGIEGGFTDLRKAEKTVGPVSAGVKTRNFYVAGTATLPLNEQFNVFAKAGVARNRVTAEITEGRYSDSERANRTSPLLGIGASYKFDKNVSLVAEFEHYGKVAKGEGANLKANLLSFGVRYKF, encoded by the coding sequence ATGAAAACCAAGTTTATCGCCGCCCTGATCGGCGCAGCAGTCGCTTTCCCATTCGCCGCCCAAGCTGAAGGCATCTACGCCGGCGCCAACATCGGCCGTGCCGAGCAAAAACTGAACGCTGACGGCGTTTCCCTGAAAGACCACAGCACCGGCTACAAACTGTACGCTGGCTACGAATTCAACAACACCTTCGGTATCGAAGGCGGCTTCACCGACCTGCGCAAAGCAGAAAAAACCGTCGGCCCAGTCAGCGCTGGCGTGAAAACCCGCAACTTCTACGTTGCCGGCACCGCGACCCTGCCACTGAACGAACAATTCAACGTGTTCGCCAAAGCCGGTGTTGCACGCAACCGCGTGACCGCTGAAATCACCGAAGGCCGCTACTCCGATTCCGAGCGCGCTAACCGCACCTCCCCACTGCTGGGCATCGGCGCTTCCTACAAGTTCGACAAGAACGTGTCGCTGGTTGCCGAGTTCGAACACTACGGCAAAGTGGCTAAAGGCGAAGGCGCAAACCTGAAAGCCAACCTGCTGTCCTTCGGCGTGCGCTACAAGTTCTAA
- a CDS encoding MFS transporter encodes MSHSSQFALLGQRRFAPFFWTQFLGAFNDNLFKTALIVIMTYDAASWTDLSPSTVTNLIPGLFILPYVLFSATSGQLAEKFEKSSMARFIKWLEIGIMALAAVGWLTHSLWLLIAAIVGMGTHSTLFGPVKYAYMPQQLKPEELTGGNGMVEMGTFVGILLGQVFGDVLVMQQPGGLMLVAGATMLFAVLGLLSAYRIPHTPAPAPQLKVDWNPVRETFRNLAFARKNRSVFLSMLGNSWFWFYGAMVLAQFPVFAKDYLHGDHSVFVMLLTAFSLGIGAGSLLCERLSGRKVEIGLVPFGSFGLTLFGIDLYFATQGYVNTAAVDAFGMLAQQGAWRIVFDVVMIGVFGGFFIVPLFALIQLRCDPEHLSRTIAGMNILNAVFMVVAAGVAMLLLQHGLTIPELFLATAILNALVAIYIFSLVPEFLMRFLAWLLIHTVHKVKTIDAERIPDEGAAVLVCNHVSYVDAIVIGAASPRPIRFVMDHRIFKLPLLGWIFRTARAIPIAPAKEDPWLMEKAYVDIAQALHEGDLVCIFPEGKLTVTGDVNEFKGGVAKIIERSKVPVIPMALRGLWGHLLSRHQDNALERAFRKGWRSRLALAVGRPLAPHEVTPELLRSQVLALRGDWK; translated from the coding sequence ATGAGCCACTCCAGCCAGTTTGCCCTGCTCGGACAGCGCCGTTTCGCGCCGTTTTTCTGGACCCAGTTCCTTGGCGCCTTCAACGACAATCTGTTCAAGACCGCGCTGATCGTCATCATGACGTACGATGCCGCCAGCTGGACCGACCTGTCGCCGTCCACGGTCACCAACCTGATTCCCGGCCTGTTCATCCTGCCCTATGTGCTGTTTTCGGCCACCTCGGGCCAGTTGGCGGAGAAGTTTGAAAAGTCCTCGATGGCGCGCTTCATCAAGTGGCTGGAGATCGGCATCATGGCGCTGGCCGCCGTCGGCTGGCTGACGCATTCGCTCTGGCTGCTGATTGCGGCGATCGTCGGCATGGGCACCCACTCGACCCTGTTCGGCCCCGTCAAATACGCCTATATGCCGCAGCAGCTGAAACCGGAGGAACTCACCGGCGGCAACGGCATGGTGGAGATGGGCACCTTCGTCGGCATCCTGCTGGGCCAGGTGTTCGGCGATGTGCTGGTGATGCAGCAACCGGGTGGGCTGATGCTGGTGGCCGGCGCCACCATGCTGTTCGCCGTGCTTGGCCTGCTCAGCGCCTACCGCATTCCGCATACGCCGGCCCCGGCGCCGCAGTTGAAAGTGGACTGGAATCCGGTGCGCGAAACTTTCCGCAACCTGGCGTTCGCGCGCAAGAACCGCAGCGTCTTCCTCTCCATGCTGGGCAACTCCTGGTTCTGGTTCTATGGCGCCATGGTGCTGGCCCAGTTCCCGGTCTTCGCCAAGGATTACCTGCATGGCGACCATAGCGTCTTCGTCATGCTGCTCACCGCCTTTTCGCTCGGCATCGGCGCCGGTTCCCTGCTGTGCGAACGGCTGTCGGGGCGCAAGGTGGAAATCGGCCTGGTGCCGTTCGGTTCCTTCGGCCTGACGCTGTTCGGCATCGACCTGTATTTCGCCACCCAGGGCTATGTGAACACGGCCGCCGTCGACGCTTTCGGCATGCTGGCGCAGCAGGGCGCCTGGCGCATCGTCTTCGATGTGGTGATGATCGGCGTATTCGGCGGCTTCTTCATCGTGCCGCTGTTCGCCCTGATCCAGCTGCGCTGCGACCCCGAGCACCTGTCGCGCACCATCGCCGGCATGAATATCCTGAACGCCGTGTTCATGGTGGTGGCGGCCGGCGTGGCCATGCTGCTGCTGCAGCACGGGCTGACGATTCCCGAGCTCTTCCTCGCCACGGCCATCCTGAATGCGCTGGTGGCGATCTATATCTTCTCGCTGGTGCCGGAATTCCTGATGCGCTTCCTGGCCTGGCTGCTGATCCACACCGTGCACAAGGTGAAGACCATCGACGCCGAGCGCATACCCGACGAGGGCGCGGCGGTGCTGGTGTGTAACCACGTGAGCTATGTGGACGCCATCGTGATCGGCGCCGCCAGTCCGCGCCCGATCCGCTTTGTGATGGACCACCGCATCTTCAAGCTGCCCTTGCTGGGCTGGATCTTCCGCACCGCGCGCGCCATTCCCATTGCCCCGGCCAAGGAAGACCCGTGGCTGATGGAGAAGGCTTACGTCGATATCGCGCAAGCGCTGCACGAGGGCGACCTGGTCTGCATTTTCCCGGAAGGGAAGCTGACCGTGACCGGTGACGTCAATGAATTCAAGGGCGGCGTCGCCAAGATCATCGAGCGCAGCAAGGTGCCGGTGATTCCCATGGCCCTGCGCGGCCTGTGGGGGCATTTGCTGAGCCGCCACCAGGACAATGCCCTGGAGCGCGCCTTCCGTAAGGGCTGGCGCTCGCGCCTGGCGCTGGCTGTGGGCCGGCCGCTGGCGCCGCATGAGGTCACGCCGGAGCTGTTGCGCAGCCAGGTGCTGGCGTTGCGCGGCGACTGGAAGTAG
- a CDS encoding response regulator, with the protein MERRILIFAPGGRDGELTEQVLTAAQIPCHVCPSADDLAAALQAGAGGVLAVEEALGAVAFGVLEDFVNRQPPWSDLPILLLTRRGVDSPPTRQAVLRLGNLTLLERPVLRLTLVTVLQALLRARRKQYQVREAEQRKDEFLASLGHELRNPLAPIRTSAALLRHLAPTAPQLQHIGAVIERQTGHLTRLVDDLLDVARITSGKVELQYAQLSLASVIAHVDELCAEAAANRHIALAITLPPQPVLLYADGARLVQLLSNVLSNAIKFTPEGGHIALQAMVEGEILQVTVSDDGIGMEEAALERIFNMFEQNKPGGGQLKAGLGIGLSLARQFALLHGGSIAASSSGLGLGSEFTIRLPVVLPAQADGPGLAATPTAPAPVQEAGDGRRKRVLVVDDNHDAADSLSAMFATLDCEVGTAYDGYAALAAVEHDPPDLVVMDLSMPGMDGYEAARLIRQHPAAHDAVLVALSGWGQDDARRRTDSAGFDYHLVKPVAFDTILQLAQAEGAPHRH; encoded by the coding sequence ATGGAAAGACGCATCCTGATTTTCGCGCCGGGCGGCCGCGATGGCGAACTGACCGAGCAGGTACTGACGGCGGCGCAGATTCCCTGCCATGTCTGCCCCTCGGCGGACGATCTGGCAGCCGCCCTGCAAGCCGGGGCCGGCGGCGTGCTGGCGGTGGAGGAAGCGCTGGGCGCGGTTGCTTTCGGCGTACTGGAAGATTTCGTCAACCGCCAGCCGCCCTGGTCCGACCTGCCCATCCTGCTGCTGACGCGGCGCGGCGTCGACAGCCCGCCCACCCGCCAGGCCGTGCTGCGGCTGGGCAACCTGACCCTGCTGGAGCGCCCGGTGCTGAGACTGACCCTGGTCACCGTGCTGCAAGCCCTGCTGCGCGCGCGCCGCAAGCAGTATCAGGTGCGCGAAGCCGAGCAGCGCAAGGATGAATTCCTGGCCAGCCTGGGCCACGAACTGCGCAATCCGCTGGCCCCCATCCGCACCTCGGCCGCCCTGCTGCGGCACCTGGCTCCCACTGCGCCGCAACTGCAGCACATCGGCGCGGTGATCGAACGCCAGACCGGCCACCTGACGCGGCTGGTGGACGACTTGCTGGACGTGGCGCGCATCACCAGCGGCAAGGTGGAGCTGCAGTATGCGCAGCTGTCGCTGGCCAGCGTGATCGCCCATGTGGACGAACTGTGCGCGGAGGCGGCGGCAAACCGGCATATCGCCCTCGCCATCACCCTGCCGCCGCAGCCGGTGCTGCTGTATGCCGATGGCGCGCGCCTGGTGCAGCTGCTGTCGAATGTGCTGTCGAACGCGATCAAGTTCACGCCGGAAGGCGGCCATATCGCCCTGCAAGCCATGGTGGAGGGCGAGATCCTGCAGGTCACGGTGAGCGACGACGGCATCGGCATGGAGGAGGCAGCGCTGGAACGCATCTTCAATATGTTCGAGCAGAACAAGCCGGGCGGCGGCCAGTTGAAGGCGGGGCTGGGCATCGGCCTAAGCCTGGCGCGCCAGTTCGCGCTGCTGCATGGCGGCAGCATCGCCGCCAGCAGTTCCGGCCTGGGCCTGGGCAGCGAGTTCACCATCCGCCTGCCGGTGGTGCTGCCGGCGCAAGCCGACGGCCCGGGGCTGGCGGCAACTCCCACCGCACCGGCGCCAGTGCAGGAAGCCGGCGACGGCCGCCGCAAGCGCGTGCTGGTGGTGGACGATAACCATGACGCGGCCGACTCGCTGAGCGCCATGTTCGCCACGCTCGATTGCGAGGTCGGCACCGCCTATGACGGCTACGCCGCGCTGGCCGCCGTGGAGCACGACCCGCCCGATCTGGTGGTGATGGATCTGTCCATGCCCGGCATGGACGGCTACGAAGCGGCACGCCTGATCCGCCAGCATCCGGCGGCCCACGATGCGGTGCTGGTGGCGCTGAGCGGCTGGGGCCAGGACGATGCGCGCCGCCGCACCGACAGCGCCGGCTTCGACTACCACCTGGTCAAGCCGGTGGCCTTCGACACCATCCTGCAGCTGGCCCAGGCCGAGGGCGCGCCGCACCGGCACTAG
- a CDS encoding ATPase domain-containing protein, with product MENQNSDTFHRLSSGVPGLDTVLSGGLTRDRLYLVEGEPGTGKTTLALQFLNEGVRQGERALYITLAETAIELRAVAASHGWDMADVAIEEILPDENSLAPDQQYTIFHPSEIELGLTSQRIVAAVERTQPVRVVLDSLSELQLLAESALRYRRHVLALKQYLSSRCCTTIFLDDRTALNTDLQVRSVAHGVITLDVTHQAYGGERRRLRVVKYRGIAFASGAHDYRIATGGLRVYPRLVAAESRVSNTRRQLSSGLRELDQLLGGGLEEGMSTLITGPAGSGKSTLASQFVAAAAARGEACAMFLFEESRNNLLRRSDALGMNLSALAHSGQLTVQQIDPAELSPGQFTQAVVDAAGSGARIIVIDSLNGYMNAVPDERFMATYLHELLTYLGQHGVVTIVVAVQLGMLGQPTSNGVDASYIADNVIMLRYFETLGTLKQAISVAKKRGSSHERTIRAFAVDGKGVQVGQVLQHFHGILTGVPRILPLASLNPAKASDE from the coding sequence ATGGAAAATCAGAACAGCGATACCTTCCACCGCCTCTCCTCCGGCGTGCCGGGCCTGGATACCGTGCTGTCCGGCGGCTTGACGCGCGACCGCCTGTATCTGGTCGAGGGCGAGCCGGGCACGGGCAAGACCACGCTGGCCCTGCAATTTCTCAACGAGGGGGTGCGCCAGGGCGAACGGGCGCTCTACATCACCCTGGCGGAAACAGCGATCGAGCTGCGCGCCGTGGCCGCCTCGCATGGCTGGGATATGGCGGACGTCGCCATCGAGGAAATCCTGCCGGATGAAAATTCCCTGGCGCCCGACCAGCAGTACACCATCTTCCACCCTTCCGAAATAGAACTGGGCCTGACCAGCCAGCGCATCGTGGCCGCCGTGGAACGCACGCAACCTGTGCGCGTGGTGCTCGACTCCCTGTCCGAGCTGCAGCTGCTGGCCGAAAGCGCGCTGCGCTACCGGCGCCATGTCCTGGCCCTGAAGCAGTACCTGTCCAGCCGCTGCTGCACCACCATCTTCCTCGACGACCGCACCGCGCTCAACACCGACCTCCAGGTGCGCAGCGTGGCGCATGGCGTGATCACGCTCGACGTCACGCACCAGGCCTACGGTGGCGAACGGCGCCGCCTGCGCGTGGTCAAATACCGCGGCATCGCCTTCGCCAGCGGCGCGCACGACTACCGCATCGCGACCGGCGGCCTGCGCGTCTATCCGCGCCTGGTGGCGGCCGAAAGCCGCGTCTCCAACACCCGGCGGCAGCTCTCCAGCGGCCTGCGCGAACTGGACCAGCTGCTTGGCGGCGGCCTGGAAGAAGGCATGAGCACCCTCATCACCGGCCCGGCCGGCAGCGGCAAATCGACGCTGGCCTCGCAGTTCGTGGCCGCCGCCGCCGCGCGCGGCGAAGCCTGCGCCATGTTCCTGTTCGAAGAGTCGCGCAACAATCTGCTGCGCCGCAGCGATGCCCTCGGCATGAACCTGAGCGCCCTGGCCCACAGCGGCCAACTGACCGTGCAGCAGATCGATCCGGCCGAACTCTCGCCGGGCCAGTTCACCCAGGCCGTGGTCGACGCAGCCGGCAGCGGCGCGCGCATCATCGTCATCGACAGCTTGAACGGCTATATGAATGCGGTGCCGGACGAGCGCTTCATGGCGACCTATCTGCACGAGCTGCTCACGTATCTGGGCCAGCACGGCGTGGTCACCATCGTGGTGGCGGTGCAGCTTGGCATGCTGGGCCAGCCGACCAGCAACGGCGTGGATGCCAGCTATATCGCCGACAATGTGATCATGCTGCGCTACTTCGAAACCCTGGGCACGCTGAAGCAGGCCATCTCGGTGGCCAAGAAACGCGGCAGCAGCCACGAACGCACCATCCGCGCCTTCGCGGTGGACGGCAAGGGCGTGCAAGTGGGCCAGGTGCTGCAGCATTTCCACGGCATTCTGACCGGCGTGCCGCGCATTCTGCCCTTGGCCTCGCTCAACCCGGCCAAAGCATCGGACGAGTGA
- a CDS encoding efflux RND transporter periplasmic adaptor subunit, whose amino-acid sequence MTTLFSTPFPRVAGSAIVLAVAALAAGCGKSGAEGGADAAAQMPPPEVGVYTVAPAALNITTELPGRTAAFQVAEVRPQVGGLVQKRLFTEGTDVKAGAALYQIDAAPFQASFNSAKASLAKAKANLMTSGPKAARYKELLAIEGVSRQDYDDAVALHEQAKAEVEAATAALETARINLSYTTVAAPIGGRIARSSVTPGALVTAGQANALTTVQQLDPIYVDVTQSSEELLRLKKQMESGNLKKEGSQPRVTLVLADGSKYVEAGKLQFSEVSVDPGTGNVTLRALFPNPKHDLLPGMFVRAVLENGVDEKAIAVPMQGITRNQRGEATALVLNKEGKVEQRTLTTGGTFGDKWLVKTGLAAGDRVIVEGVQKVQPGAPATIAKKAAATAAAEPAKAAH is encoded by the coding sequence ATGACGACTCTCTTTTCGACTCCATTCCCACGGGTGGCGGGCAGTGCGATTGTCCTCGCGGTAGCGGCGCTGGCCGCCGGTTGCGGCAAGTCCGGTGCCGAGGGCGGCGCCGATGCCGCCGCCCAGATGCCGCCGCCGGAAGTGGGCGTGTACACCGTGGCGCCGGCCGCCCTGAACATCACCACCGAGCTGCCGGGCCGCACCGCCGCCTTCCAGGTGGCTGAAGTGCGTCCGCAGGTCGGCGGCCTGGTGCAAAAGCGCCTGTTCACCGAAGGCACCGACGTCAAGGCCGGCGCCGCCCTGTACCAGATCGACGCGGCCCCGTTCCAGGCCAGCTTCAATTCCGCCAAGGCCAGCCTGGCCAAGGCCAAGGCCAATCTGATGACCAGCGGCCCGAAAGCGGCGCGCTACAAGGAACTGCTGGCGATCGAAGGCGTCAGCCGCCAGGACTATGACGATGCCGTGGCCCTGCACGAGCAGGCCAAGGCCGAAGTGGAAGCCGCAACGGCCGCGCTGGAAACGGCGCGCATCAATTTGAGCTACACCACGGTGGCGGCCCCGATCGGCGGCCGCATCGCCCGTTCCAGCGTGACGCCGGGCGCCCTGGTGACGGCTGGCCAGGCCAATGCGCTGACCACGGTGCAGCAGCTCGACCCGATCTATGTCGACGTGACCCAGTCCAGCGAAGAGCTGCTGCGTCTGAAAAAACAGATGGAAAGCGGCAATCTGAAGAAAGAAGGCAGCCAGCCGCGCGTGACCCTGGTGCTGGCCGACGGCAGTAAGTACGTCGAAGCGGGCAAGCTGCAGTTCTCGGAAGTGAGCGTCGATCCAGGCACCGGCAACGTGACCCTGCGCGCCCTGTTCCCCAACCCGAAACACGATCTGCTGCCTGGCATGTTCGTGCGCGCCGTGCTGGAAAACGGCGTCGACGAAAAAGCCATCGCCGTGCCGATGCAAGGCATCACCCGCAACCAGCGTGGCGAAGCCACGGCCCTGGTGCTGAACAAGGAAGGCAAGGTCGAACAGCGCACCCTGACCACCGGCGGCACCTTCGGCGACAAATGGCTGGTGAAAACCGGCCTGGCCGCGGGCGACCGCGTGATCGTCGAAGGCGTGCAGAAAGTGCAGCCTGGCGCGCCGGCCACCATCGCCAAGAAAGCGGCGGCAACGGCGGCAGCGGAACCTGCCAAGGCAGCGCACTAA